CTCAGGGCGTCTGGGAGGATGCGCTGCCATTGATTCAGTTCGAGAACCGCCAATGCGGCCTGCGGGCAACCAAGATTCTGCTCAAGGAGGGTGGCATCATCGGCAGCGATGCCACGCGCTCACCGATGCGCACAGTGCACCCGGACACCCGGGTCCAGCTCATCGAACTGGCCAAGCGGAAGAACGCACTCATCCTGCGATGGGCGTGACCTCGCGCCATGGCGGTTGGAGCACCATCGCATCGGACGATCCGATCCGGTGAATGCTGCCAGGTGGCCGGCGGGACGGGCTCAGCTCGGGGATCCGAGCTCGAGCCCGATCTCGCGAGCCCCAGTGGTGACCAGGTCCACCCACTCCTGCTCGGGTCGCTGCTTCCAGCGGATGTAGGGCACCGAGACACTCAGCGCGGCAATCAACTTCCCCCGATGATCACGCACAGGCGCGGCCACGCAGGTGACGTCCGGATTGGACTCACCGAACTCGAACGCGACACCACGCTGCCTGATCATCCGGATCTGGGCCATGATCTCCGCCGGATCGGTGATGCTGTTGGGGGTCAGCGATACGAGCGATTCCCGGGTCAGCATCTTGGCCAGCTCGGTGTCGTCGAGTGCTGCCAGGAGCACCTTTCCGATCGCCGTGCAGCTCGCCGGCAGCCGTCCGCCCACCTTCGATATGGTGTGGACGGCGAAGGTGCTGTCGACCTTGCAGAGGTAGACGATGCTGTCGTCGTCGAGCACGCCGAAGTTGACGGTCTCGTTGCAGCGGGCAGCAACTCGCTCCGTCACCCGCTGACCAACCTTGAGCAGGTCAAACTGATCGGCGAAGGCGAAGCCGAGCCGAAACGCGTTGATGCCCAGCTGATAGATCCCGTTGGCGTTGTCGCGTCGCAGATACTTCGTCGCGACCATGGTGGCCAGCAACTCATGAACGGTGGTGCGGGGCAGGCCCGTGTGTTCCACGATCTGCGCAGACGTCAGGCCCTGTCCCCCATCGTCGATGAACATCTCGAGAATGCCGAAAGCGCGCACGAGAGCCGGTGTCAGTCGTGTCATGGTGAGCCTCTCCCCGCATGATTTGAGTGGCACCGCGCAGGGTGCGCCTCCCCAACCTGAGTGGCCGAGTCTACCTATAGTTGTCCAATATATCTGTCCCATTGTCAAAATTTCGAACAAGGTGAAGCGATGCCCACGGCGCAGAACGTCCCCACTCTGATTCAACTCGATCCGCGTGACAGCGTCGGGCTCACTCGTCAGCATCTACCGCGGGGCGCGGTGATCTCCACTGCCGCAGGAGAACTCACGTTGGTCTCGGAGGTTCCCCGCAGTCACAAGGTCGCACTTCGCCCGATCGCCCGAGGCGAAGAGGTCCGACGGTACGGCCAGATCATCGGGTTTGCCGCCGCGGACATCCGAGCGGGCGAGCACGTGCATCTGCACAACCTCGAGTATCAGGAGTTCGATCGCGAATACGAATACTGCGTCGATGCACGGCCTGAAGAGGTGCTGCCCGCCAGTGAGCGTGCGACGTTCCGCGGCTACGTCCGCTCCGACGGGCGGGTCGGCACACGGAACTACATCGGCGTCCTCACCACGGTCAACTGTTCGGCCACCGCGGCCAAGCGGATCGTCGGACAGATCCGGCAGTCCGGCGTTCTCGAGGAGTACCCGAACATCGACGGGATCGTCGCCCTGACGCATGGCACGGGTTGCGGAATGGCTCAGGTCAGCCAGGGGATGGAGATCCTGAGGCGCACGATGCGAGGTTACCTGGGGCACCCTAACTTCGGTGGGTTCCTGGTGCTCGGGTTGGGGTGCGAGGACAACCAGATCAGCATGCTGACCCGGGATGTGTCTCTGCGCGCGGATCTCCCGATCGCCTACTCCACGATCCAGGAGTTGGGCGGTACGGCAAAGACTGTGCAGGCCGGAGTCGCGGTCCTGCAGGGCATGTTCGAGCAGGTCAACCGCGCCCAGAGGGTGACCGTCCCCGCATCGGAGCTCATCCTGGGCACCAACTGCGGTGGGTCCGACGCGTTCTCCGGCATCACGGCAAATCCTGCGCTGGGCAACGCCGTCGATCGGCTGGTCCGGCAGGGCGGCGCGGCGATTGTGGGCGAAACGCCGGAGATCTACGGCACCGAGCACATGTTGGTGCGACGGGCGGCGAGCGAAAGCGTGGCTACGAAGCTCCTCGAACGCATCGAGTGGTGGCGCCGCTACACCGAGATGAATGACGGAACCATGGACAACAATCCGTCGCCCGGGAACAAAGATGGTGGGCTCACGACGATTCTCGAGAAGTCCCTTGGCGCGGTGGCAAAAGGCGGGACGACGACGCTGCGTGAGGTTCTCGAGTACGCCGAACCGGTGACATCCAAGGGCTTCATCTTCATGGACACACCAGGATTCGACCCGGTGTCGGTGACAGGGATCATCGCCGGGGGCGCCAACCTGGTGTGCTTCACGACGGGGCGCGGGTCTGCGTTCGGATGCGCGCCGGTTCCGTCGCTGAAGCTGGCGACCAATTCTGAACTGTATGCCCGGATGACCGATGACATGGACATCAACTGCGGCGGAATCGCCGATGGCACCGCCACTGTGAGCGAGATCGGCGAGCAGATCTTCAACGAGATCCTGCGTGTCGCATCGGGCACCCAGACCAAGAGCGAAGAATTCGGTTACGGCGATGAGGAATTCGTGCCGTGGCTCCTCGGCACAGTGATGTGACGACCCCGATCGATCTGCGTGGCGAAGACCTCCAGCCGGGCCGACCGGTGGTCAGCGACCTCGCGCCAGTCGGTACTGCTGCGCCACCAGATCGAGAATCTCCGGCGTCAGCATGCCGTTGGCGTACTCCACCCAGCACCAACTGCGGGTGATCGCCTGTCCCGACGGCCCCTCGGTCAGGGTGCCGAAGTAGTGCAGCGGACTGCCCATGGTGTCGAATGCGAACGAATAGAGCTTTGCGCCATAGGAAGCCGTCAAGGTGACCAGTCGACCGGCGTCGTCGAACGCGGGTTCCGCGGTGATGTCGTCGCGCGTGGTGGTGATTCCGTTCTTGACCTGATACCCGGGGCCGAACGCCAACTCGTCGCGGCCCTGCCAGAAACTGCCGCCGCCGATCTCGCCGTCGGAGTACTCGTGCAGCCAGGACACCCACATGCCCTGCAGCTTTCGGGCGATGGGCAGTTCGGTGTAGATCATGCCCTCAGGGCCATAGGCGAAGTCCTGGTGTGCGTACCCCGACACCTCGACGCCGTTGACGGTGCCGGTGGCGTACATGAGTTCATGGCGATAGAAGACATCGTGATCGATGCCGTCCTGTGCGGGCACGTGGGTGATCACCGCGTCACTGACGGTGCGGCCGTGGATCTCCCACCGTCCACCCGCGTCGAACCAGTGGAAACCGTCGTTGTCCCGTTCGATGCGCCCACTGGGATAGGTCGTCTGGACGAGTTCGTCACTGGCCGTGTACGTCAGTGGCTCGAACCAGTCGATGCCGGAGTACTCCGGGAAAAGATGTGGGGCGTTAGGGTCCAGAACCTTTGGCAGAGAGCGGAATCCACACACCGGCGACACCACGTGCGCCATGCCTGCGATGAAGTCGTCGGTTCCCCGCAGGCCCCAGTAGTTCTCGCCGCCGGCGTCACTGACGACCGCGCCGATCCAGATCCCGCTGAGATGGGCGCCAGTGTCGGGAGTCCAGTCGCGACGGTAGTGCGCCAAGGTCGGGGTGTGGCGGCGGACCTCGAAGTCAATGGTGTCGGTCAACGTCCTTCTCCCCATGTCTGGTGTGTCATCCCGGTGCGGTCGGTCGCACGTGCCCTTCGGCGGTCGCGTAGATTGGACCGTGAACCGTCGCCGGAAATCCTTCGGGCGAACAGGAATTCACTTCCCACCCACCCGGCCAGCTGCTGTGACCACCATGGTGAGCTGGCGGCGAACTCGAACGCCGTTGTGGTGTACCGCGGGGGCATTCAGCCCAGGACGGACAGCGCGTCGGAACCTGGGCCACCTTCTCGACGAAGGGCCGCAGTGCGACACCGTTCTCCGACACCCACGGCCCGAAGATCACCAGGGCGTCCTCATCGACCAGTTGGTGGAATGCGTCGCGGACCGCCCCAAAAGCACCTTTGGGCAGGCCCTGCACCGCGCGGACGACGAACTCGACTGGACGATCCAGGATTTCGCGGTCGCGGAAGTCATCGGCGACGAGTTGCAGTGTCGGGAGGATGTTCTCGTCGAACCCGCCCTGCTCACCGAGGTAGTCGATCAGCAGACCGACGCGAGCTGGGGTCACTCCTGCCTTCACGGCCCCTCCCTGGACTGGGCGCTCTCGGCCGACGATCACGCTACTACGAGGGGAACGCAACCATGCCGGGATTCCTCAAGGTTCGGCTCAGACAGGTCGCCGCCACCCGAGGTGACCGCGGGAGCGAACTGAGGACGTTCGACCCTCGCCGCATGGGTCGAGGGGTGGGATGGTCAGGGTGGCGAGCAGGAGGTCGTCGACGGACAGGACAATCCCATGGCCAAACACTCCGTGAAATGGCGCAAGTCGCAGAAGGCACCCGCGGTGCAGGACGATGCCGACGACGTGAACAGGCAGGAGCCATCCGGTGCGAGGATTGTGGTCCTCACCGACGATCCGCACCGGCGCGTGGTGATAGTGCCGGGTTGCCACATCGATTCATTGCCGCATGACGCAGGTACCTACTTCCTGGAGGCCGGCAACGAGTTGGTCGGGATGATCGTCGAGGGCGGGACCGTCGAGTATCGGTCCGAAGAACGCACCTACATTGTGCGGCTGTCCGACGTGTGGCATGCCGGTGAGTGACCGTTAGCGGCGTTTCAGAATTCGCAGGAACGACCGGCGCAGCCACCGCTGGACGTGGAATCAGTTTGGGCCAGAACGGGTCGGGCGAAACACCCGGCCAGCAGGCCGAGGTCGGTGCTGTCGTTCATCAATGTCGGCGAGTTGGGCAGGAACTCCAGGCCGCGCATCATCGTCGAGAAACGCTCAGCACACTGCGCCGGCATGCGCGACCTCCCGGTCATTGCCGCGGACTTCGTTGCCTGATCCGAATTCCTACGAAGTCGTGTCGCGGGAGATCTCCGACTGGACCGCTCCGAACCGATGGCGCGCCCGCTCATCGGCGGCCTCCTGCTCCTCATCGGTGACGACGACCGCGTCTGGACCGGGAAACACCGTCGCCACGTGGTCGTTGTCGAGCCAGCGCACCACATACGGTGGCGAACCATCGGCGGAGTGGACCTCAGTGATCAGACCCCGCTGGTCTCGTCGGCCGATGGTCGTGCCCTTGATCACCAGCCAGTCGCCAACCTTCGCCCTCATCAGCAGTCCCCTTCCGGTCGGGGTTCAATCGTGCGCGCACCCGGTACCTCGGCGGCAAGAGCAGCAGGCCACCACGCCCTATGGACCAAGGTCCCTCAGGCCCCTCACATCGCCAGGACCGTGGCCAACGTGGCGCCGAATGCGACCGTGGGCAGGACCATCCCGGCCAGGAAGCTGAGGCCGAACCGTTGCCCACCGGCGGCGAAGGCCAGCACAGTCTTGACGAGCAGGTTGGACCCGAGTGCCGCCCCGATCGCCACCAACGCGGTGTCGACGGTGATGTCGCCGTTGGCGGCGAGGCTGGCGGCCGCGACGGCACCGGCATGGGCGTCGGCCAGGCCCGCAGCGGTCGCCGCCAACACGGTCCCCTTGGCGCCGAACACGTCAGCTCCCCAGCGACCGATGAGTAGAGCCAAAGTCAGCACCGCCGCCAGGACGAGGGCAGGTTTCAGGGCGAAGGGGCGACCCGCGGGCGGAGCCTCGGAGTGTTCACCACCGGGCGCGTCGTCGTGCTGGACCCGCACGCCTCCCCGGTAGACCAGGGCGACGATGATCACCAGCACTGCCGCGCCCGCTGCCACGGGGGGCCACAGCCGGCGAAGGACATCGGTGTCGACGACTCCGATCACCAGGAGCAGTTGGACAAAGGTCGCGAGGCTGGCGGCCAGAGCGCTGGCCAGCGGTGCCCGCAGACTGGCGCTGGAACGGCTCAGGCGACCCATCGATGCCGTCGTGGCACTCGCTGAGACGAACCCGCCGGCCATACCGGTGACGAGCAGACCGCGTTCGGGGCCCAGGGCGCGCACACCGATGTAGCCGACCCAGCCGATGCCGGTGAGCAGCACCACCAGCAGCCACACCTTGGCGGGGTTGAGCACACCGTAGGGGCCGAGAGCCTGATCCGGCAGCAGCGGCAGGATGACGAACGCCACAACCAGGAATTTGATGGCGTCTTCGAGTTCGACCTCGCTGATGATCTCGCGGGCGAAGCGATGAATACGGGTCTTCGACACCAGCAGCACCGCGACGACGACGGCGAGGGCCACGGCGAGCGCCGGGCGACTGAACGCGAGCGCACCGAGCATGTAGGCGGCAAGGCCCGCAATCGTGGTGGTGGTTCCCGGGTCATCCTCGCTGGTGCGGGCATACGCAAGCGCCAGCACCGCGCCCACGGCGGCAAGCCCGGCCACCACGGCCCACTGGTCGAAGCTTGCGGCGATCGCGCCCACGAGCGACAGCAGCGCAAAGGAGCGCGATCCGGCGGGCAGCCTGCGGTTGTGACTGCGTTCGCGCTCCAGGCCGAGCATCAGACCGATCGCCAGGGCGACCAGGAAGGGCTGGATCTGCTGCCAGGTCACAGCGACTCCTAGTCCGACCAACCGCACACACGGTTGGCGTGCGGTTCCGTCACTCTAATCGTTGGCGCCTGTGCGTTTCAGGTGCTACTCGTGATCGAGTGAGGGGGTGCGGGGTCCCGCAGTTCGGCGCGGGTGTCGACGACGCAGTAATAGACCACGTCACGATCGGCCACGGCCTTCGCCAGTGCCTCGGAATCGAACACGTCTCCGTAGAACGTTTCGACGTCCAATCCGTCGATTCCCTTGGTGGAACTGCCCTTCCGCAGCAGGACCCGGACATCGTCACCGCGTTGCACCAGGCGACGCACCACGCAGGAACCCACATTCCCGCTGGCCCCCGTGACCAGTGCCTTGGGCCGATCAGCCGCCATCGCCTCCTCTTTCGTCGCCGTCCTGGCAGCGAGCGCTCCGCGACCGACCACTGGGGTACGCGACGCGGTGCGACGAACTGCGGGCGGTGCAACTGTAAGGGCGACAGTGGGCTGCGAGGTGGGAACGCCGCGGATTGATGGGGCATATGACGACGACAAGGCCCCGCTGCCGGTGCAGCGGGGCCTCGCTGCCCCGTGACCAGTGCCTTGGGCCGATCAGCCGCCATCGCCTCCTCTTTCGTCGCCGTCCTGGCAGCGAGCGCTCCGCGACCGACCACTGGGGTACGCGACGCGGTGCGACGAACTGCGGGCGGTGCAACTGTAAGGGCGACAGTGGGCTGCGAGGTGGGAACGCCGCGGATTGATGGGGCATATGACGACGACAAGGCCCCGCTGCCGGTGCAGCGGGGCCTCGCTGGCCCGATCAGTGCTGTGGCACGCCCGTGTACTCCGGGTTCGGCGGCACCGACAACGCGATCCCGATGCGGTTGGTGGCACCGATGAACGCCGCGATTGAGATGCCCTCCAAGATCAGGTGATCGTCCAGGCCCAACCGGCGCAGACGCTCGAAGTCCTCGTCGCGGATGGACTGCGGATTGTTGTTCACCGCGATCGCCAGGTCCGCGAGCGCGCGCTCCCGGTCGGTCAGCTCGGCGACCTGGTGATGGTCGATGGCCACGCGTTGACCGAAGGACCAGTCCCCCGCGACCTTGCCGAGCTTGTTGGCGTGGTTGGTGTGGCAGTAGGCGCAGCGGTTCTCGCCGGAGACCACGGTGGCGATCACCTCACGCTCGCGGTCTGTGAGTCCACCACGTCCGTCGGTGCCCAGCAGTGGCAGCAGGTAACCGTTGAGGCGGCCCAGATCGTCCTCGTTCAGCGACAGGGCACGGAACCAGTTGGAGGTCAGGCCCTCCTCGCGCTCCTGGCGCGTGAAGAATCCCTTCACCGCGGGGTTCTTCAGTTCCTCGACCTCGGGCACCTCGAGTCGTGAAATCCTGGTCGTGGGCGGGCTGGTGACGTCGTCGTGGCGTTCGGCTGTGGCGGTCATAGGGCCACTGTGCCCGCCCGATCAGAGGGGGCCAATCATTAAGCGTCGGCAGACTTTAATTCGCGACGGCCGAGGCCCGTGGCGTGACTTCTGCCTCGTGACGGATCGCGCTGCCACAGGCGGAGAACCACGACTGATCTCTCGGTCGCTGGTGCGAAACCGGCCGGATCGGTGCAGCCGACGTATAGTCCCACCTGTCAAGCCGGTCGCATGGCCGAAAGCGATAAGGATCGTTATGCCCTACGTTCCCTCTGAGGAGCGGCGCCAGCACTTCATCGACGCTGCCAGAAGGATCATCCAAGAGGAGGGGCTGGCGAAGGCCACGACTCGGCGCATCGCCGATGCTGCGGGCGCCCCATTGGGCAGCCTCCACTACTGCTTCCGGAACAAAGAAGAACTCTTTGAAGCCGTCTCGCAGAGATTCGGCGACGAAGGTCTGGCCATTGCGGCCAGTAATATCACGCCGGGAATGGGCGCGGTCAAAGCGGCCGGCGAGATCCTGCGCACCCTGGCGCGCTGGATCAGCGAGACCCAGAACGCCCAAGTCGGCGAATTCGAATTCCTTTCCTGGGCGATGCGCTCCGAACAGAACAAGGAGATCCCCCGCCGCGTGTACACCCGCTGGGTGAACGGCCTGCGAGACATCATGCAGGCGGCGTCCACCGGCACCGACGGTGATCTCGACCTGGACCTGCTGGCGCGGGCGATGCTGGCGCTCACCGACGGGTTCAACCTGCAGGACCGCCTGCTGAGTGAGTCGCGGATCACCGACAACATGGAGGCGATCATCGCCGGTCTCACGGCCGCCATCGATCATGGCGCCTACCGGCGGTCGGTCTGACCCGTTCGGTCCGCGCGCGGCCGTCGTCGAAAATTCGGTCAGGAATGCCGATTCCGACTGGGACTAATGGGAAATTACTCCTATTCACCCCTGCGTGAATATTCATCAATCGCCACGGAATTGATCGGACCGATTGTTAGGGTGCCTCAGGCACTCGACAAAAGGAATATGAAATGGCAGATATCCGCGTTCTGGTGATTGCGACGACAGTCGGTCTGGCGCTGACGAGTTGCGGAAACTCCGACTCCACAAAGGCCGAAGACGCCGCCGACGCCGCCGAATCGGGGACCACGACGGCGCAGGTCTCCCCTGCCCCGCAGTCCTCGGCGGATCTGCCCGCGCTCATCCCGGCACCGGCAGGCGCACAGGAGACCAAGGGCCCCAATGACATCTCGGACGGCGGCGTGCACGTGTTCTTCCGAGTCGAGGGCGAACCCGGTGCGGTCATGGACGCCTACCAGTCCGAGCTCGAGGCCAAAGGCTGGCAGGTCACGGTCATCACGACATCAGAGGGTGGCAAGGACAGCGGCGGCGGAGGTGCCGTGTTCACCGGGACGCTCGGCGACGCCTACGGAGTCATCGATGGCGGCGGGTACGAGGACAAGACCTTCGTCGATGTGTGTGCATGGCCGTCCAAGCCTGCCAAGCCGGTCTGCGATCGCGGCGGTCGCTGATGCGGGCCTGACGCCGTCAGGCCGCGAAAGGGTCTGTCGCGCTGGCGATTCGCTGTGACGCGTAGGCCAAGACGGCTTCGCCGTGGCCGAAGCCGGCGACCGCAGCCCCAGTCGCGGCGAGTGTGGACAACGCATCGCGTGCCCGCGCTCGATCGACGTTGAACACCCCGAGGATCACCTGCCCGTGGAACTCCGCCACGGCATCACCGGCCAGAACGGCATCGGCCTCGGGAAGATACAGGCCGATACTGCCCGGCGTATGTCCCGGAATGCCGAGCACTTTCGCCCCACCGGCGAAGGCGAGTACGTCGCCGTCGTCGACCGCGCGATCCACCCGACAGGGCGGGCCGTGTGAGGGGTCGGTGAAATCTGGGTGCAGTGTTCGCTCCGCAGCAGTCAGTACGGGCAACGGGCCGCGCTCGACGCCCTGTATATAGGTGACGTCGGGACCGCCGGCCACCACCTCGACGTCCCCCCACGAAGCGATCTCGGCCGCCGATCCGGTGTGGTCCTCGTGGAAATGGGTCAGCACCAGCCTGGCGACATCCTGGCGCCCGCGCCCCAGTGCCGACAACGCGTCGGCGATCAGGCCTGCGCTGTCGGGCCAGCCGCTGTCGACGAGCGTGACCTCGGCGTCGCCGACCCACAGGTAGGTGTTCAGCAGGTGCGCGCGGCTATCGGGAATGCGAAGCCGGTACAGACCTGAGGCCATCTGCTGCAGATCGGGATGCGCCATCCTTCGACGCTAACCCGGATTCGCGCGAGGGCCCCGTGGTTAGCCTCTCAGCGAAAATGGGCACTCCCTCGGAAAAGAGTAGGGGGGCAGGAGTGACCACGCAGGAACCGGTCGCCAAGACCGACGTCGACAAGTCGCTGCTGGGCAGCGCCACCTACCGCAGCCTCGGCGAACAACGGCTGACCCCCAAGGAGGAACGCTTCGAAAAGGCCCGTCGCACCGTCGGACTCTTCCTTGCTCCCGTGGTGACGGTCGCATTTCTCCTTGTCCCACTGGACATCCCACCGCAGCAGCAGAGCCTCGCCGGAGTCCTGCTCGGCGTGATCGTGCTGTGGGTCAGCGAAGCGGTGCCCATCCCCATCGGTGGCCTCCTCGGGGTGGCCGTCGTGGTGTTCCTGGGCGTCGCCCCCGCCGATGACGTCCTCGCGCCTTTCGGCTCTTCCACGATCTTCACGTTCATCGGCGCGTTCATCCTCGCCCAGGCCATGCTCAAACACGGCCTGGCACGACGGTTCGCGTTCCGCGTCCTGGCTCTGCCCCGCGCCGGCAGCTCCACCACGGGCGTCATCCTGTCCTTCGGTGCGATCACCTGCCTGCTGTCCGCGTTCGTCTCCAACACCGCCACCGTGGCGATGCTGCTGCCGACGGCACTCGGCATTCTCGGCGTCATCGCCAAACTGCTGCAGAAACAGGGCAAGGTCGAACCCGACTTCGACCCTCTGCGCCTGAAGGTCGGGGCCGCAATCATGTTGATGCTGGCCTACGCCGCCAGCGTCGGCGGCCTGCTTACGCCGGTCGGAAGCCCGCCCAACCTCATCGGTCGCGGCCTGATCGAGGAGGCCACCGGTGAGCGCATCAGCTTCGGCCAGTGGATGGTCATGGCCGCCCCCATCTGCCTGGTCATGTTCCTCGTCCTGGCGTTCGTGCTGATCAAGCTGAACAAGCCGGAGATCAAGAACATCGAGGGTGTCGGCGACTACGTCGTCCGGGAACGGGAGGAGATGGGCAGACTCTCGCGGGCAGAGAAGAACACCCTCGTCGCATTCGGGATCACGGTGTCACTGTGGATACTCCCCGGCATCGTCGCCCTGGTCGCGGGCAACGATTCAGACGTCTACAAGACCGTCAGCGAACGCCTCGACGAGGGCACCGTGGCGGTGTTCGGTGCGGCCCTGCTGTTCCTTCTTCCCACCGACTGGGAGCAGCGGGAATTCACCCTGCGGTGGCGCGATGCAGCCGGGATCGATTGGGGCACCATCGTTCTGTTCGGCACGGGAATCATCTTCGGGTCGCTGCTGGCCGACACCGGACTGGCCGAGACGATCGGCACGTCGGTCTCGGATGCACTGGGCCTGTCGAGCGTCGTTGCGATCACGGTGTTCGCGGTGCTGCTGGCCATCGTGGTGTCCGAGACGACCAGCAACACCGCATCGGCCGCGGTCGTGGTGCCGATCGTGATCCCGGTGGCGGTCGCCGCGAGTGTCAATCCGTTTGTGCCCGCACTCGCCGCGACCTTCGCGGCGTCGTTCGGTTTCATGCTCCCTGTCTCGACTCCACAGAACGCGATCGTCTACGGATCGGGCGCGGTGCCGATCACCACGATGATTCGGTCAGGGATCACCTTCGACATCGCCGGAGCGATCCTGATCATCGCGTTCCTCCCCTTGATGATCGCGTTGATCGGGCTGGGTGGCTGATCCATCTGATCCGATGCCAGGTCACGCGCTGCGTCGTCCCTCGGCGGCGTCCGGGATGAACCCGCGCTCGCGGGCGAGATCGGCGAGCAGTATGCGCAGTCGAGTCCGGCCGCGGTGCAGTCGTGACATGACCGTGCCGACCGGAATGCCCATGATCTCGGCGACCTCGCGATACGAGCACCCTTCGAGGTCGACGTAGTGCACCGCCATCCGGAACTGCGCAGGCAGTCTGTGCAGAGCTTCTCGGATCTCGGCGTTCGAAAGCGCCTCAAGAGCTTGGACTTCGGCGGAACGCAGCGTCTTCGGAACCACCGGCGAATGCTCGAAGGAGGCCGCCAACTGCCAGTCGGCGACCTCGTCGGTGACGATGAGCGCCGGCTGACGCTGCCTCCGGCGATACCCGCTGATGTAGGCGTTCGTCATGATCCGGTACAACCAGGCGATCAGATTCGTGCCCTCCCGGAACGACTCGAAGGCGGCGTAGCTCTTGAGCATCGTCTCCTGGACCAGATCCTCGGCATCGGCTGGATTGCGTGTCATCCGCAGCGCGCTGGCGTACAGGCGATCGAGCAGCGGTACGGCGTCGCGGGTGAACCGGTCGGCCGACTGGCGGTGGGGTGGCTCCGTGCGGCTCATCAGTGTGCTCCTCCCCTGGCCCGGTTATCGGGCGTGGCTGCCTTCACTCCAGGTGGCGACGACGTCGTCGGCCAACCGCACTCGGTCCAGATCTCCCTTGGCCGTAGTCGGCAGGGTCGATGTGACGAGGATGTGTTCCGGCACCTCGAACGGTGCGAGATGCGCGCGCGCGAACGCGGTGAGAGCGTCGACGTCGACGGCATCCGAGGACATGACGACAGCACACACGCGTTGGCCGTACAGCGAGTCCGGCACTCCGACGACACCGATCCGGCTGACCCCCGGGAACCGGGCCAACACCTGCTCCACCTGTTCGGGAGCGACCTTCTCGCCGCCGCGGTTGATCAGGTTCTTGATGCGACCCGTGATCGTCAGGTTGCCGTGCTCGTCGATGGCCCCGAGATCACCGGTGCGCAGCCACCCCGCCTCGGGGCCTTCTGCGCTGCCGTGTTCACCGAGATACCCCCGGGTGACCGTCGGTCCCGCGATCCAGACCTCCCCGGATCGGATCTCGGCGGTGATTCCGCTGGTTGGTCGTCCCACAGTGGTCAGTCGCACCAACTGGGCATCGGAGGGCCGGACGGAGCTGATCTGGTGGGTGGCCTCGGTCATCCCGTACGCGGCCAGCACCGGGGCGCCGAAGACCCGCTCGATCTGTTGGGTCACTTCGTTGGCCAGCGGTGCGCTGCAGCTGCGGATGAACCGCAGGCGCCCTGCGATACTCGGTTGTCCGGCGGCGGGAGTGTCGAGCAGGATCTGATGGATCGTGGGCACGGCGGTGTACCACGTCGCGCCGACCGCATCCATATCGCTCCAGAACGTGTGCGCGCTGAACCTGCCCTGCGCGGGCAGCATCAAGGAACCGCCGGAGGCCAGCGTCGCGAGCAGGCAGGCCACCAGTCCGTGACCGTGGAACAACGGCATGACGGCCACCGTCGCGTCGGTCGACGACAGTCCGTAGGTCTCGACGACCGACGTGACCGCCACCGCCAGACTGTGGTTGGTCCACGGCACCATCTTGGGTGTCCCGGTGGTGCCGGAGGTGAACATGATCAGGGCATCGTCAGCTCCAATGCCCGCGGGCCGGTCACGCTGGACGGCTGCCGGCCAGTGCGCGGATCCGATGCTCCAGTGTGGCCAATCATCAACCAGCGCAGTGGGATCCGGACCCGTCAGCACGGCGCGAGCGCAGGCAAGTTCCAGCCGCT
The DNA window shown above is from Mycolicibacterium confluentis and carries:
- a CDS encoding IclR family transcriptional regulator; the protein is MTRLTPALVRAFGILEMFIDDGGQGLTSAQIVEHTGLPRTTVHELLATMVATKYLRRDNANGIYQLGINAFRLGFAFADQFDLLKVGQRVTERVAARCNETVNFGVLDDDSIVYLCKVDSTFAVHTISKVGGRLPASCTAIGKVLLAALDDTELAKMLTRESLVSLTPNSITDPAEIMAQIRMIRQRGVAFEFGESNPDVTCVAAPVRDHRGKLIAALSVSVPYIRWKQRPEQEWVDLVTTGAREIGLELGSPS
- a CDS encoding UxaA family hydrolase, with the translated sequence MPTAQNVPTLIQLDPRDSVGLTRQHLPRGAVISTAAGELTLVSEVPRSHKVALRPIARGEEVRRYGQIIGFAAADIRAGEHVHLHNLEYQEFDREYEYCVDARPEEVLPASERATFRGYVRSDGRVGTRNYIGVLTTVNCSATAAKRIVGQIRQSGVLEEYPNIDGIVALTHGTGCGMAQVSQGMEILRRTMRGYLGHPNFGGFLVLGLGCEDNQISMLTRDVSLRADLPIAYSTIQELGGTAKTVQAGVAVLQGMFEQVNRAQRVTVPASELILGTNCGGSDAFSGITANPALGNAVDRLVRQGGAAIVGETPEIYGTEHMLVRRAASESVATKLLERIEWWRRYTEMNDGTMDNNPSPGNKDGGLTTILEKSLGAVAKGGTTTLREVLEYAEPVTSKGFIFMDTPGFDPVSVTGIIAGGANLVCFTTGRGSAFGCAPVPSLKLATNSELYARMTDDMDINCGGIADGTATVSEIGEQIFNEILRVASGTQTKSEEFGYGDEEFVPWLLGTVM
- a CDS encoding ABC transporter substrate-binding protein, with the protein product MKAGVTPARVGLLIDYLGEQGGFDENILPTLQLVADDFRDREILDRPVEFVVRAVQGLPKGAFGAVRDAFHQLVDEDALVIFGPWVSENGVALRPFVEKVAQVPTRCPSWAECPRGTPQRRSSSPPAHHGGHSSWPGGWEVNSCSPEGFPATVHGPIYATAEGHVRPTAPG
- a CDS encoding DUF1918 domain-containing protein, whose translation is MRAKVGDWLVIKGTTIGRRDQRGLITEVHSADGSPPYVVRWLDNDHVATVFPGPDAVVVTDEEQEAADERARHRFGAVQSEISRDTTS
- a CDS encoding MgtC/SapB family protein, whose product is MTWQQIQPFLVALAIGLMLGLERERSHNRRLPAGSRSFALLSLVGAIAASFDQWAVVAGLAAVGAVLALAYARTSEDDPGTTTTIAGLAAYMLGALAFSRPALAVALAVVVAVLLVSKTRIHRFAREIISEVELEDAIKFLVVAFVILPLLPDQALGPYGVLNPAKVWLLVVLLTGIGWVGYIGVRALGPERGLLVTGMAGGFVSASATTASMGRLSRSSASLRAPLASALAASLATFVQLLLVIGVVDTDVLRRLWPPVAAGAAVLVIIVALVYRGGVRVQHDDAPGGEHSEAPPAGRPFALKPALVLAAVLTLALLIGRWGADVFGAKGTVLAATAAGLADAHAGAVAAASLAANGDITVDTALVAIGAALGSNLLVKTVLAFAAGGQRFGLSFLAGMVLPTVAFGATLATVLAM
- a CDS encoding peroxidase-related enzyme (This protein belongs to a clade of uncharacterized proteins related to peroxidases such as the alkylhydroperoxidase AhpD.) — encoded protein: MTATAERHDDVTSPPTTRISRLEVPEVEELKNPAVKGFFTRQEREEGLTSNWFRALSLNEDDLGRLNGYLLPLLGTDGRGGLTDREREVIATVVSGENRCAYCHTNHANKLGKVAGDWSFGQRVAIDHHQVAELTDRERALADLAIAVNNNPQSIRDEDFERLRRLGLDDHLILEGISIAAFIGATNRIGIALSVPPNPEYTGVPQH